In Paenibacillus dendritiformis, the DNA window TCTGTCGTTTGGCGCCATCTATACGATATCTTCCATCAACATTTATGAAAGGAATCGCGAGCTTGCAACACTTAAGGTATTAGGCTATCAAAAAAAGAAAATAAACCGGCTTATCTTTTTTGAAAACATCATCCTAACGACATTTGCAGTACTTGTAGCCTTACCGATAAGCGGTTATGTTTATACAATTATTGTAAAGGCACTGTCCAGCACCCATCAACAAATCCCGGATAAATTAAATATTTTTATCCTATTGGTTTCTATTGCTCTTGCGTTCTTGCTTACCATTCTCTCTAACTTACTGCTTAGGAGAAAAGTCGCCAAAATCAATATGATCGAATCATTAAAAAGTGTAGAATAAAACTTGTATGGAGATGCCGGGGCATTGGAATCGTCGCAACAGTAATCGAGAAGGGATACATGGAAGGATACGCGGATAATCGATAAAGTGTCATGAACAGGCAAACAAGTACGAGGAGATTGAATATGAAAAAACTAGCTGTCCGTCCCGTCACGCGGGATAATTGGGAGCAAGCCATTCAAATCAAGATTCATGAGGAGCAAGAGCCTTTTGTTCCTACCATTTATGAAGCCCTGACGTATGCTTATATCAAGCCATGGGATGAGGAGCTGGATCCTTTTCTTATATGCGAAGAGGAGGCCGCGATCGGATTTTTCTATATGAGCTACACACCGAATAGCGCGGATAATTATTGGATTGGCGGGTTTCAAATCGATAAATCATATCAGGGAAAAGGCTACGGCAAGCTGGCGCTGAGAGCGATCATCGATTTCATTCGCGAGACTCATCCCCTGTGCAGGCTGATCTCCTTAACGGTCGAGCTGGAGAACAAGCCGGCTCAACGGCTGTATGAAAGGATAGGCTTTGTGAACCAACAGGAGAAGAATCAAGACGGAGAAGTCATTTATAAACTTTTTCTAGCATAATAGTCGCTGTTGCGATGGTCTGCTATCTGACCGCGAAAGCCTTCAAAGATTATGTCGCTGTGTAAAAAATATCATTATTTCGGAGCCGAGCCTCATGTAACGGTAAAGACTTCGTATGGAGCAGCGGATCATTTGAGCTGGCTGCCCGAATGCCAGAGAATCATCGAAGGATTTGGTTCGTTTTCCGTACCGTTGGCGAGCTGCGCTATTTTGGTGACAAGGAGTGCGGTGCTCGAATTGGACTTGTATACCCCTCATATATGCGGACATTTAGATGACGTGGAAAGTCAAGATAGATCTGCCAACAAAAATTCTTAAAGGAAGATGCTTCATGCAGTTAGAATCGCCACGATTGCTCATCCGCGATTTGCAGAGAGAGGATTGGATGGATGTGAATGCATACGCATCCAATCCCGAAGTTACGAAATACATGATCTGGGGCCCGAATTCCGAAGCGGATACGAAAGCCTATATGGAGGAACAGATGGCACAGCAGCATGCTGCCGAGCGAAGCCACTATGAGTTCGGCGTGGTATTGAAAGCAACGAATCATTCATGGGTGGTTGCAGCATTTATCCGCAAGGACGCAACGCTGAAATCGGGTATTGCTTTCACCCTGATTTTTACGGGAATGGATATGCGACAGAAGCGGCTCAAGCCCTGCTCAGGTTTGGATTTGAAACCCTCCATGTACATCGAATTTATGCCACCTGTCGTCCCGATAATATAGCCTCCGCGAATGTCATTAGAAGAATCGGCATGAAGCAGGAAGGCCATTTGAGGGAGCATCTATGGGGCAAAGGGATGTATCACGATTCCTATTTATTCTCCATCTTGGAGCACGAGTATGCTTATATCCGAACGCTGCTGTAAAAAAAGGTGTTTCAAGTTATGATTTGGCTTTGATTATACAACAACGTTTACCGAAAGAATCGGAGACACTTCAATCTGACTTAGGCGGAGGAGGTGTCTCTTTATCTATGTAAGATGATATTTCCAAGATTACACACTGCCGGTATACTTAGGGGAGAGTGAGCGTTGTGAGTATGGATTTGGAAAAAGGCCAGCTTTGATGAAGAATCAAAACATAGTACTCTTTAATGGACAAATAATCGGGGGGGCTTTGATATTAATAGAAAGCAATCAAGTACATAATCTAGGAAGAATTTTATTGATCCAAACTTTCAGAATCAAGGAATCGGTATGAAAGTAATGAAAGAAGCTTTCCGGATAGCACTAAATGGTGGCTTGATACTCCTAGCTGGAGTGTCAAGAATCATCACTTCTATACCAGGTGCGGGTTCACCAAAGTTAGAGAAGAAGGAGACCTATACGTTTTTGAGAAGACTTTATAGACTCATTGTCGCTTTAAGCCTCCCTGGATCGTGAATAGAGAGACGTTATAGGAAATGGCCGAAAAAATATAATTCAAGGATGATGGTACAATGAAGCAATTTGAATTAGTCAGTCTGGACATGTTCAAACATTAGTAAATGTTGATTCGAGAATTGAGCAGATATGGAAACCTATCTTATTGAATAGTTACACATATGAAGCAGCTAATAAGTGTGCTCAGCTTTTATTACAATATTTTTTTGAACACTGGGTAGAAATGAGAAAGACGAAGCAATTCTTTTTAACGAAAGAAGTATATGAAAGAAGCTTTTTAAGTGTATTTGAGGATTTAAATATTTCATACGATACAACAGCTGCAAATAAGATTTTGTTTGAAGAACATAGGCTGTCAGAGTTTTATGAAGACACACTGGAATTCTTAAGCAGGATTTCGGCAAAGTATAAAATATGCATTGTAAGTGATGCTGACGACGCAATGCTACCTGGATTCTATACTGATTACGGAATTCATATCTTTATTATGTAATAGAATCATTTAATGATTTAGAAGGGATTTTGTAAGGAGCCAAAGCATATGAGAGGGAAGAATTAAGGATTCTATATTTTCTTTACCATTTATTAGAGGCCTATACTTGCACTTTCTCCCTGAGCTAGAACGAATAAAGCCGATGTCACCGCCAGACGATTTTTCATATGAAGTCGTTGAGAAGGATAAGGTTTCCAAGTTGTTGGGGCTTCAAGGATTTGATAATGCAATTATATCTGACATGAATCAACCCTATCATCCTGTATTTGGTCGTGCTTGCCAAGAAAAATGACAAAATCGTTGGCATGGCAGGGGCGTGTAATGTATCTGCAAAGATGTGGCAAATTGGTATGGAGGTACTTCCTGGATACTGTTTGAAACTTGTATAATCAAGGAGCTCAGGCAACAAACGCCCCAGCCTAAGATAAGAGCTATCTAAGGATGGGTCATTTCGTAAATAGATAGAACGCTAGCTGAAATACGTTAAAAGTGAAAAGGAGGCAAAGCAATGAAAGAAACTAGAATATATAAGCAAGTTAATAACTGTTCAATATATGCGGATATTTATTACCAAGGCTCGAATTCGCCAGTCATTTTGTACATTCATGGAGGAGCATTGATTTTTGGCAGCAGAGAATGGCTTTCCTCCGAACAAATCGAGTTTTTTACGGGTTCCGGGTTCAGTGTGGTTAATATTGATTACCGGCTAGCGCCAGAAACGGATTTTGAGTTTATTATAGAAGATATTAGAGACGCAATGGATTGGGTTCGAACAAAAGCAACAGAATGGTATGATTTTGATACCGATAATATTGCGGTAATGGGTAGTTCCGCCGGTGGGTACCTTAGTTTAGTAACGGGAACCATGGATATAAAGCCTAAAGCCATTGTCTCCTTCTATGGTTATGGAGATATTTTAGGCGAGTGGTATGCTCAGCCGAGTGAGTTTTATTGCAAGAAACCGGTGATTGATCGAGGAACGGCAATAAAGCATGTAGGTGAGGAAGAGGTAACCGCGGGCGATTGGGGGAGATTTCCTTTTTATCTTTATTGCCGCCAACAAGGAGTCTGGATTCAAGAAGTAACAGGAATGGATCGTACTCATGATGTGGATAAACTAATCAAATTCAATCCAATCGATAATGTTTCGCCAGACTACCCGCCCACATTATTCCTTCATGGAGATCAAGATACGGATGTTCCCTATGAGCAATCTGTAATTATGCATGAGAAGCTCAAGGAAAAGGGAGTTTGCTCCAAACTCATTACAATGGAAGGGGCGGATCACGCGTTCGATCGTAATTTTAAAGATCCCACGGTGCAAAGAGCATTTCATGACGTCTTGGCCTTCCTGAAAACTTATTTGTGCTAGTGATTGCCATCGTCTCCGGCCAATGGATCAAATAGAGATCCAGATAGTCGAAGCCCAGCTTCTTAAGGCTTGTCTCGTAGGCGGCGAGTGTCGACTCGTAACCGAGGTCGGCGTTCCACACTTTCGAAGTGACGAAAAGGTCTTCCCTGTTCAGTCCGTTCTCTGCCAGCGCCTCGCGAATTCCCTGACCGACGCTCGTTTCGTTGGCGTATACCGCAGCGGTGTCGATGCTCCGGCACTGTGCTTAAGGCGGCTTTCACCGCCTCGACGAGCTCGCTTCCTTCCTCCACTTTAAGACGACAAGGCCCATCCAAGGCATGTCGATACCGTTATTCAACCGGGTTCTGCTTTGCACATTTTGAGTCATAATCAATTGCCTCCTAATTTGGTTAGACTTATTTGTATTCGATACGATAGTTGGAAAGGGCATGATTATCCCTTAATAAGCTTGCACGAGCCGCGGACGCCATATCCTTGCGTTCTAAAGTTCGGCTCCACCAGGTCAGCAGTGCGGCGGCCGCGACCATCAACGAGCCAATCCAGGCGGTATGAATCAGGCCAAGATGACCAGTGACGATCCCGCCCAGATACGCGCCAAGCGCAATGCCGGCGTTGAAGGCGGCAATGTTGACCGACGAAGCCAAAAAGTGCCCATGGATTTTGAGGAGGCGTCATTATGGAGAAAAAGAAATACAACATCTCGGTTGAAGCTATGCTGGAAGTGATCGGAGGCAAATGGAAGTGTGTGATCCTGTGCCATCTGACCCACGGGAAGAAGCGGACAAGCGATTTGCGGCGGCTGATGCCGTCCATTACGCAGAAAATGCTAACGCAGCAGCTCAGGGAGCTGGAGGAGGACGGCATTGTAAACCGAATGATATATCATCAGGTTCCGCCCAAAGTGGAATAGGAGCTAACTGATAAAGAGTACGGTGACAAATTTGCCGTATTGGAAGATAACATTCTCAACAGCCTCGCGACCGAAATGGATAAATCGTCGAAGGAAAAGGAAACGAACAGGGGCAGGGAATGGGACGAACCAATTGGGGAAGCTTTGAAGGATCTTTCCGCAACCATGATGGATATGATGGTGTAATAGGGATGCAAACGCTTGTACGTAGTTGTGAATAAAGGTAAAATATAACTGCACTTGAATCTTGGGTAGGCATTCGTAAATACAAGAACGTTTTGGCGAAATTTCCTGAGGAGGTAAAGATCTATATGTCTGATCATTGGGATATTTATTTTTGTGACATTCAGGGTAAGTTTTCATCAATTGTACTGGATATGGATATCTGGAAGGAGATTGAGAAATCGGAGTATCCTCATCCCATCGTTATGAGAATACCAATTAAGAACCCTGGAAAAAGCGGTACTCCAATTCATGAAGAAGCTGAATTACTCAACGACCTCGAAGACAAAATCACTAATGAGATTTCAGGTTTTGGATTTCTTGTTGGCAGGATAACTACTGATGGGTTACGGGATGTATTTTATTATTTTTCTAAACCGTACGAGCTGGAAAAAGTAGCAGAAAAGTATTTCATTGAACATGGATATGAGATTCAGGTACATCATATCGAAGAAGAAAATCCTTGGGATTTTTATTTTGAGTATCTTTACCCCAACAAATATCAACTTCAACATATGGGGAATAGAAAAGTTGTCGATCAGTTACGGGAGTCGGGGGATACATTTGAAAATTCGAGAAGGGTAGATCACTGGATCTATTTTCAATCTACTGAAGACAAAGAGAATTTTGATGCAAAGGCTATACTTTTAGGATTCAATATCGATTCGGATCCTTCTCATGACGAAAAAATGTGTACTCATATTTATCGTTCTGATTACGTTGACTTCCATTCGATAAATGAAGTAACGGATATCCTTGTTGATTTAGCAGGAGAATGTAATGGTGAATATGATGGATGGGGAACGACCGTAGTTAAGTAGATTTGAGGAAGACGCAACTTTGCCTGCCACCATTTTGACGCTGCGGGGCTTCCGCCCGATGGCGGTCAGATGTATAAGTATGGAAGAAGCTCAGACACACCGGCCTAAGATAGGAGCTCTCGAAGGCTGGGGCGAACCTCAAGCCATCATTGACCGTCTCTGCGTGCGAATGGAGTCGAATAGAGCGGCGGATCTTTTTTGTTCAACTTATACCAAGAGGGAGATTCTATATGCAACCTGATATAAACCAACTATATGAAAAATACCTAACCCTAAATATCCCCAATCCTTTTACACTGGAACAGATCAATGAAAGATTAATGAAACAATACTCGGCAACACCAGTAGACGTTAATAGATTTGATGACTTAAAAAAA includes these proteins:
- a CDS encoding GNAT family N-acetyltransferase, which encodes MKKLAVRPVTRDNWEQAIQIKIHEEQEPFVPTIYEALTYAYIKPWDEELDPFLICEEEAAIGFFYMSYTPNSADNYWIGGFQIDKSYQGKGYGKLALRAIIDFIRETHPLCRLISLTVELENKPAQRLYERIGFVNQQEKNQDGEVIYKLFLA
- a CDS encoding alpha/beta hydrolase, with the protein product MKETRIYKQVNNCSIYADIYYQGSNSPVILYIHGGALIFGSREWLSSEQIEFFTGSGFSVVNIDYRLAPETDFEFIIEDIRDAMDWVRTKATEWYDFDTDNIAVMGSSAGGYLSLVTGTMDIKPKAIVSFYGYGDILGEWYAQPSEFYCKKPVIDRGTAIKHVGEEEVTAGDWGRFPFYLYCRQQGVWIQEVTGMDRTHDVDKLIKFNPIDNVSPDYPPTLFLHGDQDTDVPYEQSVIMHEKLKEKGVCSKLITMEGADHAFDRNFKDPTVQRAFHDVLAFLKTYLC
- a CDS encoding DUF695 domain-containing protein, which translates into the protein MSDHWDIYFCDIQGKFSSIVLDMDIWKEIEKSEYPHPIVMRIPIKNPGKSGTPIHEEAELLNDLEDKITNEISGFGFLVGRITTDGLRDVFYYFSKPYELEKVAEKYFIEHGYEIQVHHIEEENPWDFYFEYLYPNKYQLQHMGNRKVVDQLRESGDTFENSRRVDHWIYFQSTEDKENFDAKAILLGFNIDSDPSHDEKMCTHIYRSDYVDFHSINEVTDILVDLAGECNGEYDGWGTTVVK